A genomic window from Variovorax paradoxus includes:
- a CDS encoding glutathione S-transferase family protein, with amino-acid sequence MTTLKLYDYPLSGNCFKVRQMLAWLGVAHETVPVDFFPGREHKSAAFLAKVTPLGQLPVIDDDGFVLRDAQAILVYLASRYDAQGHWYPDDPKLRGQIAMWLATADEITRTASAARLHDALGYHHLDIEACRSGARAVFRVLDDHLAEQASAGLHWLASAPEPTIADLACFPYVALAGEGGISLDEFPALRNWVWDFRHLPGFVGMSGIFPAGPV; translated from the coding sequence ATGACGACGCTGAAGCTCTACGACTATCCGCTCTCGGGCAACTGCTTCAAGGTGCGGCAGATGCTGGCCTGGCTGGGCGTCGCGCACGAAACGGTGCCTGTCGATTTCTTTCCCGGCCGCGAGCACAAGTCCGCCGCGTTCCTGGCGAAGGTCACCCCGCTCGGCCAGCTCCCGGTGATCGACGATGACGGCTTCGTGCTGCGTGATGCGCAGGCCATCCTGGTCTACCTGGCGAGCCGCTACGACGCGCAAGGCCACTGGTACCCCGACGACCCGAAGCTGCGCGGCCAGATCGCGATGTGGCTCGCCACCGCCGACGAGATCACTCGCACCGCCTCGGCCGCGCGGCTGCATGACGCGCTCGGCTACCACCACCTCGACATCGAGGCCTGCCGCAGCGGCGCGCGCGCCGTGTTCCGCGTGCTCGACGACCATCTTGCCGAGCAAGCCAGCGCGGGCCTGCACTGGCTCGCGTCCGCGCCCGAGCCGACCATTGCCGACCTCGCCTGCTTCCCCTACGTCGCACTCGCCGGCGAAGGCGGCATTTCTCTCGATGAATTTCCCGCACTGCGAAACTGGGTCTGGGACTTTCGCCACCTGCCCGGCTTTGTGGGAATGTCGGGAATCTTTCCTGCCGGCCCTGTTTGA
- a CDS encoding S-(hydroxymethyl)glutathione dehydrogenase/class III alcohol dehydrogenase, producing MKTKAAVAWKSGAPLTIETVDLEGPKFGEVLVEIKATGICHTDYYTLSGADPEGIFPAILGHEGAGIVVDVGPGVTTLKKGDHVIPLYTPECRQCKFCLSRKTNLCQLIRGTQGKGLMPDATSRFSLDGKPIFHYMGTSTFSNYTVAPEISLAKIREDAPFDKVCYIGCGVTTGIGAVIFTAKVEAGANVVVFGLGGIGLNVIQGAKMVGADKIIGVDLNPEREAMARKFGMTHFINPRDTENVVDAIVQLTDGGADYSFECIGNTKVMRQALECTHKGWGRSIIIGVAEAGAEISTRPFQLVTGRKWEGSAFGGARGRTDVPKIVDWYMEGKINIDDLITHTMPLEDINKGFDLMKRGESIRGVVLY from the coding sequence ATGAAAACCAAAGCTGCCGTCGCCTGGAAATCCGGAGCCCCGCTCACCATCGAAACCGTGGACCTCGAAGGCCCGAAATTCGGCGAAGTGCTGGTCGAGATCAAGGCCACCGGCATCTGCCACACCGACTACTACACCCTCTCGGGCGCAGACCCCGAAGGCATCTTTCCCGCAATCCTCGGCCATGAAGGCGCGGGCATCGTGGTCGACGTCGGCCCCGGTGTCACCACGCTCAAGAAGGGCGACCACGTCATTCCGCTCTACACCCCCGAGTGCCGCCAGTGCAAGTTCTGCCTGAGCCGCAAGACCAATCTGTGCCAGCTGATCCGCGGCACACAGGGCAAGGGCCTGATGCCCGACGCCACCTCGCGCTTCAGCCTCGACGGCAAGCCGATCTTTCACTACATGGGCACGTCGACCTTCAGCAACTACACGGTGGCACCCGAGATCTCGCTCGCCAAGATCCGCGAAGACGCACCTTTCGACAAGGTCTGCTACATCGGCTGCGGCGTCACCACCGGCATCGGCGCGGTGATCTTCACGGCCAAGGTGGAAGCCGGCGCCAACGTGGTGGTGTTCGGCCTCGGCGGCATCGGCCTCAACGTGATCCAGGGCGCCAAGATGGTGGGTGCCGACAAGATCATCGGCGTGGACCTGAACCCCGAGCGCGAGGCCATGGCCCGCAAGTTCGGCATGACGCACTTCATCAACCCCAGGGACACCGAGAACGTGGTGGATGCCATCGTGCAGCTGACCGACGGCGGCGCCGACTACAGCTTCGAGTGCATCGGCAACACCAAGGTGATGCGCCAGGCGCTCGAATGCACGCACAAGGGCTGGGGCCGCAGCATCATCATCGGCGTGGCCGAGGCCGGTGCAGAGATCAGCACGCGGCCGTTCCAGCTGGTCACCGGCCGCAAGTGGGAAGGCTCGGCCTTCGGCGGCGCGCGCGGGCGCACCGACGTGCCGAAGATCGTCGACTGGTACATGGAAGGCAAGATCAACATCGACGACCTGATCACGCACACCATGCCGCTGGAAGACATCAACAAGGGCTTCGACCTGATGAAGCGCGGCGAATCCATCCGCGGCGTGGTGCTCTACTAA